The genome window TGAGCACGGGGGCAAGAAGACCCTTCAACGCAGAGACCGTAACAGGTTTTGTATCAAGTTCAGCTATATCCCCCTGATAGAGTATGGAAACCTCCTCAATAGGACCGCCAGCCAGTTGGGCATGAAATGCGCCTATCTTTTCCGCCAGCAGAAGAAATGGGCCGAGTTGGGCAAGCACCTCGCCGCTCACCGATGGCACATTGACCGCATTTCTGACCTCACCCTTTGTCAGATAGTCGACGATCTGTTTAGCAACCGCAAGCGCTACGTTTTCCTGCGCCTCTTTTGTGGATGCACCCAAATGGGGCGTGCATATAAAGTTATCAAGGGAAAGGAGTGGATTTTCTTTTGTAGTAGGCTCTTTTTCAAAGACGTCGAGTGCCGCACCGGCGATCCTGCCTGATGTCAGGGCCTCATACAGGTCTTCTTCGTTTATAATCCCGCCCCTTGCACAGTTTATGACGTACGCCCCAGGCTTCATCTTATTGAAGAGTCCCTTGTTTAAAAAACCCTTCGTCTCTTTTGTGAGAGGGGTGTGGACTGTGATGTAGTCTGACTTTGCAAGCAGATCATCCAGATTAGTCATCTCAACCCCCAGCTTCTCGGCGACCTCCGGTATTACATAGGGATCAAAGGCAACCACCTTCATCTTCAATCCCTGGGCCAGTTGGGTTATAACACTACCTATCCTGCCCATTCCTATTATGCCCAAGGTCTTGCCCGCCACCTCTTGCCCCATAAAACGCTTCTTCTCCCACTTGCCTGCCTTCATCGAGGCAGTCGCCTGCGGTATGTGCCGCGAGAGTGCAAGGATCATGGCGATAGTATGCTCGGCTGCGGAATTTGTATTGCCGCCTGGTGTGTTCATAACAACTATACCGCGTTTGTTACAGGCCTGGATATCAACGTTATCGAGGCCTGAACCGGCCCTTCCTATCACTTTGAGCCTTCTTGCAGCATTTACGACATCGGCCGTCACCTTTGTGTTGCTCCTGATTACAAGACCATCCACGTCTTTTACGGCATCCAAAAGCTCGTCGGCCGGGATCCCCGGCCTTTCATCCACCTCGATCCCAGCCTCCCTTAGTATCTCAATCCCTTCCTTTGCTATCAGATCACTTACCAAGATCTTCATGGCGCACTCGCTCTCCTTTAATCTGTATCGAATTAATTGCTTGCAAAAAAGGCCTGTGCTGCAGCGACGCCTTGCCCAAGCTCAATCGGGTGTCCCATCGCCTTAAGCGCCCGCTCCACGGCTGCAATGGCTATTATCATGTCCCATTCACTCAGATGTCCCATATGGGAGATGCGGACGATACGACCCTTGGCCTGACCCTGACCGCCTGCAATGGTAATCCCATATTCCTCGCGGAGTTTCTTTACAATAGCCTGGCCATCTATGCCTTCAGGGGTCTTTATAACAGTCACCGCCTCTGAAGGGGCCTTTGAATACAACTCAAGCCCCATGGCCATGACCCCCGCCCTTGTACCTCCTGCAAGGCGGGCATGTCGTTTGAAAACGCCGTCGAGACCCTCTTTTCTTATCTCATCGAGCACGGCACCAAGACCTATAATGAGGGAAACCGCCGGGGTAAATGCGGTGGTGTCTTTGGCAATGGCCTTTTTTTCTCTCAAAAAATCGAAATAATATTTTGGAAGGCCTGACTTCTCGACTAGCCTCATGGCCTTCTCGCTCACGCTTACCATGGCAAGACCAGGCGGAAGGGCCAAGGCCTTCTGTGACCCTGTTATGACCACATCGACGCCCCATTCATCGGTCTTCAATTCATAAACGCCGAGCGCAGTAATGGCATCAACAACCAATACAGTCTCGGGCTTATTTTTCATCAGTGAAGCGAGCTCCTTTACAGGTTGCTTGGCGCCGGTGGAGGTCTCATGGGCCTGGACAAAGACCGCCTTCGCCTCAGGATTGGCATCAAGGACCTTTTTCACACGATCCGGATCCACGGCCTCCCCCCACGGTACGTCTATGTTTACAACCTTTATGCCGTATGCCTCACATAATTCCGTCCAACGCTCACCGAACTTACCTGCTCTGATCACGATCGCCTTGTCCCCTTGGGACAGGAGGTTCACGACAGCGGCCTCCATGCCGCCGGTTCCGGAGGAAGCAAATATGATTACATCGTTCTTTGTCTGGAACAGATATTTCAAGTCCTC of Dissulfurimicrobium hydrothermale contains these proteins:
- the serA gene encoding phosphoglycerate dehydrogenase; translation: MKILVSDLIAKEGIEILREAGIEVDERPGIPADELLDAVKDVDGLVIRSNTKVTADVVNAARRLKVIGRAGSGLDNVDIQACNKRGIVVMNTPGGNTNSAAEHTIAMILALSRHIPQATASMKAGKWEKKRFMGQEVAGKTLGIIGMGRIGSVITQLAQGLKMKVVAFDPYVIPEVAEKLGVEMTNLDDLLAKSDYITVHTPLTKETKGFLNKGLFNKMKPGAYVINCARGGIINEEDLYEALTSGRIAGAALDVFEKEPTTKENPLLSLDNFICTPHLGASTKEAQENVALAVAKQIVDYLTKGEVRNAVNVPSVSGEVLAQLGPFLLLAEKIGAFHAQLAGGPIEEVSILYQGDIAELDTKPVTVSALKGLLAPVLREEVNFVNAPIIAKERGINVTESRSETPEDFTNLLTIKVKAASGSNEIAGTIFGRKEPRIIKINDFRLEAAPEGHMLLIYNEDRPGVIGRIGVCLGELGVNIARMQVGQDPSHRRNVILLTTDEQVNEEAMAKLREQDGVTSAMALEL
- a CDS encoding pyridoxal-phosphate-dependent aminotransferase family protein, whose amino-acid sequence is MLKRYLMAPGPVAVAPHILSRISEPVIHHRSPQFSTFLAKVREDLKYLFQTKNDVIIFASSGTGGMEAAVVNLLSQGDKAIVIRAGKFGERWTELCEAYGIKVVNIDVPWGEAVDPDRVKKVLDANPEAKAVFVQAHETSTGAKQPVKELASLMKNKPETVLVVDAITALGVYELKTDEWGVDVVITGSQKALALPPGLAMVSVSEKAMRLVEKSGLPKYYFDFLREKKAIAKDTTAFTPAVSLIIGLGAVLDEIRKEGLDGVFKRHARLAGGTRAGVMAMGLELYSKAPSEAVTVIKTPEGIDGQAIVKKLREEYGITIAGGQGQAKGRIVRISHMGHLSEWDMIIAIAAVERALKAMGHPIELGQGVAAAQAFFASN